Part of the Vulpes vulpes isolate BD-2025 chromosome 13, VulVul3, whole genome shotgun sequence genome, tcttcttctttcttctttctctttctttctttctttctttctttctttctttctttctttctttttctttctttctttcttttttttttcagaaagaagaggaaaaagaagagatgcTGGGGGGGAGTCCTGTTACAAATATCCAGTCCTGCCAGTTCCCACCTGAGAAATGCACAGGTCCTTATCCTTATGAACATCCTGTGTGTCCCCAACACTCTGTTGCTTCAAGAGACTCCTGAAAAATTCTATTAAGCTGATCAGTTCTGTTCACTTCATTGTTTAGTCACTGACTGAAATGGAAGATCTTACTGAAGGTCAagattttacacttaaaaatagtaattcttGACAAGCAACTGGAGAAATGTTGACAACGTAATAGTTTTTTATGTTTTGTCACAGAATTTATGTTACATTTGGGCTAGCACCTTCTTATGTTCATTATGTTACCAAATCCAATATGGGCAAGTAATAGCCATCTTAACCACAGATGAGGTAATTTTCTCTACAGATCAGGATGTTTCTAAAACTGCAGTAGACTGCAGTCTGTCTTGATTGGCAATGGGTGCCATCTTGTCCACTGACCCACACCTCAACCCCTTCTGGATATCCCGTTAGGGCTTCCATGACCTGACTTATGTTGTCTGTTCTCCATTCCCCATCAATATGTAAACCCTTGGGATGTACAAATGAGATGGGTCATTTGCAAATTGCAGGCATGAAATTTGTATGTCTTTACTCATCAGAATCACTTGGCTGTATCTCTTCATACCTCTCTCTCTGGTAAACTTCATTTAAAAGTTGGGTGCATTTGATCAACATTTGTTACAATTCTTGTGCATAGGTTTTGCAAGCCTTTCAGACACAGGGAATTGTTCTTTTTCTGTGCTAcagtggtggtggttggggggtaGAGAATAGAAAGACAGTGCTCATTTTACAAAACTGTAACGGAAAAGTTTTCTAGTTCCACAGTTTGGAGTCTCCTGTTCATTTTAATACAAGTTATATCAATTAGGTGCATATAATGGTCAATCTATGCTTTTATTGATTTGCCATCATGTTaccacatatatgcacacacacatatatagtatatTCAGCCATTCAGTGCTATTTTGAACCTATTCTCATAACTAAGactttcctttgtattttaaagaaaaaaagtatgccAAACTTCTCCAACGATCTGGAATTTTATTCCATCCATATACATGCATAGTAACAACATTTGTTGAGAAATTATTTCTATCAGAAGTAGAACATTATCTTTGTGATCACCAGGTGCAGTATTGCTACTCTTATATTTAAATAGATCTTATATATGAATTAAATTCATACTTGCAGCATTGAGTTTAGGGTTTCGATTTAGACTGTGCCTTTCAAAAGATAAAACTGATTAATACTACCTCATTACTTACAATACTGCTTCCAGtaattttgttcattctttatAAAGTATTGCATTTAACAGCAAAGGTTTAAAAATTGAGACAGAGCTGCATCAGCGAAAGAAAATACAAGTactatacaggaaaaaaattgcCATCTTCATTTAACATACATGTTTAAGATTAAGAAAATGGACAGAAACATACAGCTACATACAAATGCAAAGCCTAGTGACTAAGAGACTGTATCTGCTAAAATATAAAGTGCAAACAGAGCCTGATTATCCAAGAATTGAAATCTTAAGGCGAACTTATAGCACGTGTATTTAGAACATCTTTGCAAGTTATATTTTAGCATCTACATATATCTGCAACAGCatagaagaagaaatcaagataCACAAGTGCTTTTGAAGCtatttctaaaatgcttttcTGTATTGTTCGtgactattttctttaaaagctacTATACAGTGCAAACCATATGTGCTACACAATAACTATACAATAACATTACAAATGACtttaatataaagtttttaaataaaaaataacataaccaCAGCTATGAATACTGctggtaaaataaattaatttctttttgaaaatggcACCAATAATACACTTTACTAATGGACTGTAATGGAATTACACCTTAAGTCTTCAACTCGGCCTTAATGAGCGATCTCCTGATTGCCCAGATGTAATTCAAAcagcttctgtttttgttttgtttttgttgtttttgtttttgtttctggacTGGGTGGAACAACATCCTAAAACACGGGTACCAAAGGTGACTGCTCATGAAGTCTGCTCACGAAGTCATCTCATTTGACGTGTTCGGCCGCATGTGATGAGCAATAAAACTTCTTGTGGGTTATAAAGTTCGAGAGGTTGTTGAACTGAATATCACACAGCCGGCAGTATTTCCCACTGGTGGGGGCCTGGGCAGAGCCATTCACGCCCTTTGCTATACTAGACAACTGTTCCTCGGCCGAAGGAAGGGCAGGCGACACGTTCTCGTTGGCGGCTAGCGGGTTCTCAGCGATCCAGGAGGGCGACTTGTGGCCATCTTCGTGCTGAGGGTTCTGGGAGATGTTCTCCTGCTGCGGGGGGGCGGCGGGTCTGTCCTCTTGCTTCAGTCCCCCGTTCACGATGACCAGGCCTCTGTTCTTGGGCAACAGCGGCAGGGAATCCTTCTTCGGCCCCGCACAGCCGTTGGAGGAAGCCAGGCCCTTCGGAGATTCGCTTCCCGCATTTGTGCTTTGCTCCAGGTCAGTGTTATGGATGACGAGAGAACCAGAAATGTAATCACTTGGCTTTATTCCGTAATACGGAGAGAGCTGGTCCGCTCCTTTTGCCTTCTTTATTGCTCCGGGGTAAAGGCATTGGGGAAGAAacaagtgtttgttttcttcttttgtggcaATGAGCTGAGCAGCTTCGCTGAAGACTTTCAGGCCCTGCAGGGTGGCCAAGTGGGAGGAGAATAAGTTTCCGTTGGGGGAAGGCTGCTTCGGGTTTCCGTTTTTCTCACACTTTATGATGCTCCTTTCGTAGCTGACGTCCGGGCTGCCGCGCTCGCTCTCTGGATTCGGGAAGCCTTTGCCGTCCAGCTGGCCCAGCTCGCTCCGCTGGTGCGCCGTGACCGGGCAGAAATTCTGCTTGTGGGCCAGGTAGTTCTCTACCTTGTTGAAGCTGATCTTGCACACGGTGCACTCGTGGTAGTCCAGCAGCCTCTTGGGGGACGTGGTGGTCCGCTCAGACTGGGACAGACACTTCTTGCTCAGATCTATGGGCACGTCCATCTCTAGGCAGGAAACGCTGGAATGAGTCGTGTCACATTTGGAAACGGGGACACATTTGCTGAGCGTCAGAGACGTTTCCAAGTGCTTTGAGACAATTCCTGGAAAGATGTCACATCTCGGGTGGTAGCACTCTCCTAGCCCTTCCGTGGGGTCTTGAGTGGAGGTACAAGGATTGCTGAGGTTGGCCACGTCCAGAAATCGCTGTTGGCCCAGGGGAGGCCTTTGCTCCTGCTCAGGTAGGCACATCTCGTACATCTTCCTGCGCTTGCGGGTACGCATGGTTCTCTGCATGGCAGGCACTTTGTTGGAAGCAGACCTCTTCAGCGGGGGGTCGTGGCGTGTAGCACAATAATACTGTTTGTGGACCATGTAGGTTTCGTGCCGGCTGAAGGTAATATTGCAAGCTTCACAGGTCGTCTTATTTGGGTCACTCTCCCCATCCACCAAGGGGCCGCTGGGATTTTTCACATCGACAGgttttccattaattttatcATCGTTGCTATTAGAGGTGGACAGCTTCTTCGCTTGAGTGGAAAAGTCCTTGTCGTGGCCCTTGCCGTTTGGCCCAATTAAATCTAAAACGGTGGAAGAATTGATGCAGGATGTTTGAAGAAGTGGGTTCTCAGAATCAGCAGAATGAGCAGCTGGGTTGAGGAGGTTTATGGAGGTTTGACCAGTGTTGGGGCTCACGGCTTCAGGCATCTTTTCCGAAACACCGGGGAACTCTGGGGACTTGGCCATCTGCTGCCATCGGCTGCTGCAGTAATGTTTTTTGTGCACTAGATAATTGTCCAAATTATTGAATGTTATGTTACACTCAAAACAAGTAGCCCCCTTGGGCATCAAGGGGCTGTAAATTACCGGAGGGTAGCTACTGCTGCCGTGCCTCAGTCGCCGATGTACCAGTTCAGACATCTTGGCTAAGATCTCTGAAGCTTGAGGGACCATTGTGATGTCTTGGGGAAAAGCAAACTGAGATAGGAAAGGGCCCACGGGGAAAGAAGGCCCAACATTAGGCTGAACTGGAGATGAGGCGAGTCTTGGACTAGAGGGCtcagactttatttttgtgtaggaAAAGCTCTGCTTATTTGTTGTAGGCTGTATCTCCGGTC contains:
- the ZFPM2 gene encoding zinc finger protein ZFPM2 isoform X1, whose translation is MSRRKQSKPRQIKRPLEDAIEEEEEECPSEETDIVSKGDFPLEESFSTEFGPGNLSCEEVEYFCNKGDDEGVQETAESDGDTQSEKPGQPGVETDDWDGPGELEVFQKDGERKIQSRQQLPVGTTWGPFAGKMDLNNNSLKTKAQVPMVLTAGPKWLLDVTWQGVEDNKNNCIVYSKGGQLWCTTTKAISEGEELIAFVVDFDSRLQAASQMTLAEGMYPARLLDSIQLLPQQAAMASILPTAIVNKDIFPCKSCGIWYRSERNLQAHLMYYCSGRQREAAPVSEENEDSAPQISSLCPFPQCTKSFSNARALEMHLNSHSGVKMEEFLPPGASLKCTVCSYTADSVIGFHQHLFSHLTQAAFRCNHCHFGFQTQRELLQHQELHVPGGKLPRESDMEHSPSGTEDSLQPAPDLLTRSELPQNQKAMQTKDASSDTELDKCEKKTQLFLTTQRPEIQPTTNKQSFSYTKIKSEPSSPRLASSPVQPNVGPSFPVGPFLSQFAFPQDITMVPQASEILAKMSELVHRRLRHGSSSYPPVIYSPLMPKGATCFECNITFNNLDNYLVHKKHYCSSRWQQMAKSPEFPGVSEKMPEAVSPNTGQTSINLLNPAAHSADSENPLLQTSCINSSTVLDLIGPNGKGHDKDFSTQAKKLSTSNSNDDKINGKPVDVKNPSGPLVDGESDPNKTTCEACNITFSRHETYMVHKQYYCATRHDPPLKRSASNKVPAMQRTMRTRKRRKMYEMCLPEQEQRPPLGQQRFLDVANLSNPCTSTQDPTEGLGECYHPRCDIFPGIVSKHLETSLTLSKCVPVSKCDTTHSSVSCLEMDVPIDLSKKCLSQSERTTTSPKRLLDYHECTVCKISFNKVENYLAHKQNFCPVTAHQRSELGQLDGKGFPNPESERGSPDVSYERSIIKCEKNGNPKQPSPNGNLFSSHLATLQGLKVFSEAAQLIATKEENKHLFLPQCLYPGAIKKAKGADQLSPYYGIKPSDYISGSLVIHNTDLEQSTNAGSESPKGLASSNGCAGPKKDSLPLLPKNRGLVIVNGGLKQEDRPAAPPQQENISQNPQHEDGHKSPSWIAENPLAANENVSPALPSAEEQLSSIAKGVNGSAQAPTSGKYCRLCDIQFNNLSNFITHKKFYCSSHAAEHVK
- the ZFPM2 gene encoding zinc finger protein ZFPM2 isoform X3, with the translated sequence MDLNNNSLKTKAQVPMVLTAGPKWLLDVTWQGVEDNKNNCIVYSKGGQLWCTTTKAISEGEELIAFVVDFDSRLQAASQMTLAEGMYPARLLDSIQLLPQQAAMASILPTAIVNKDIFPCKSCGIWYRSERNLQAHLMYYCSGRQREAAPVSEENEDSAPQISSLCPFPQCTKSFSNARALEMHLNSHSGVKMEEFLPPGASLKCTVCSYTADSVIGFHQHLFSHLTQAAFRCNHCHFGFQTQRELLQHQELHVPGGKLPRESDMEHSPSGTEDSLQPAPDLLTRSELPQNQKAMQTKDASSDTELDKCEKKTQLFLTTQRPEIQPTTNKQSFSYTKIKSEPSSPRLASSPVQPNVGPSFPVGPFLSQFAFPQDITMVPQASEILAKMSELVHRRLRHGSSSYPPVIYSPLMPKGATCFECNITFNNLDNYLVHKKHYCSSRWQQMAKSPEFPGVSEKMPEAVSPNTGQTSINLLNPAAHSADSENPLLQTSCINSSTVLDLIGPNGKGHDKDFSTQAKKLSTSNSNDDKINGKPVDVKNPSGPLVDGESDPNKTTCEACNITFSRHETYMVHKQYYCATRHDPPLKRSASNKVPAMQRTMRTRKRRKMYEMCLPEQEQRPPLGQQRFLDVANLSNPCTSTQDPTEGLGECYHPRCDIFPGIVSKHLETSLTLSKCVPVSKCDTTHSSVSCLEMDVPIDLSKKCLSQSERTTTSPKRLLDYHECTVCKISFNKVENYLAHKQNFCPVTAHQRSELGQLDGKGFPNPESERGSPDVSYERSIIKCEKNGNPKQPSPNGNLFSSHLATLQGLKVFSEAAQLIATKEENKHLFLPQCLYPGAIKKAKGADQLSPYYGIKPSDYISGSLVIHNTDLEQSTNAGSESPKGLASSNGCAGPKKDSLPLLPKNRGLVIVNGGLKQEDRPAAPPQQENISQNPQHEDGHKSPSWIAENPLAANENVSPALPSAEEQLSSIAKGVNGSAQAPTSGKYCRLCDIQFNNLSNFITHKKFYCSSHAAEHVK
- the ZFPM2 gene encoding zinc finger protein ZFPM2 isoform X2; its protein translation is MSRRKQSKPRQIKRDDEGVQETAESDGDTQSEKPGQPGVETDDWDGPGELEVFQKDGERKIQSRQQLPVGTTWGPFAGKMDLNNNSLKTKAQVPMVLTAGPKWLLDVTWQGVEDNKNNCIVYSKGGQLWCTTTKAISEGEELIAFVVDFDSRLQAASQMTLAEGMYPARLLDSIQLLPQQAAMASILPTAIVNKDIFPCKSCGIWYRSERNLQAHLMYYCSGRQREAAPVSEENEDSAPQISSLCPFPQCTKSFSNARALEMHLNSHSGVKMEEFLPPGASLKCTVCSYTADSVIGFHQHLFSHLTQAAFRCNHCHFGFQTQRELLQHQELHVPGGKLPRESDMEHSPSGTEDSLQPAPDLLTRSELPQNQKAMQTKDASSDTELDKCEKKTQLFLTTQRPEIQPTTNKQSFSYTKIKSEPSSPRLASSPVQPNVGPSFPVGPFLSQFAFPQDITMVPQASEILAKMSELVHRRLRHGSSSYPPVIYSPLMPKGATCFECNITFNNLDNYLVHKKHYCSSRWQQMAKSPEFPGVSEKMPEAVSPNTGQTSINLLNPAAHSADSENPLLQTSCINSSTVLDLIGPNGKGHDKDFSTQAKKLSTSNSNDDKINGKPVDVKNPSGPLVDGESDPNKTTCEACNITFSRHETYMVHKQYYCATRHDPPLKRSASNKVPAMQRTMRTRKRRKMYEMCLPEQEQRPPLGQQRFLDVANLSNPCTSTQDPTEGLGECYHPRCDIFPGIVSKHLETSLTLSKCVPVSKCDTTHSSVSCLEMDVPIDLSKKCLSQSERTTTSPKRLLDYHECTVCKISFNKVENYLAHKQNFCPVTAHQRSELGQLDGKGFPNPESERGSPDVSYERSIIKCEKNGNPKQPSPNGNLFSSHLATLQGLKVFSEAAQLIATKEENKHLFLPQCLYPGAIKKAKGADQLSPYYGIKPSDYISGSLVIHNTDLEQSTNAGSESPKGLASSNGCAGPKKDSLPLLPKNRGLVIVNGGLKQEDRPAAPPQQENISQNPQHEDGHKSPSWIAENPLAANENVSPALPSAEEQLSSIAKGVNGSAQAPTSGKYCRLCDIQFNNLSNFITHKKFYCSSHAAEHVK